In Apus apus isolate bApuApu2 chromosome 5, bApuApu2.pri.cur, whole genome shotgun sequence, the following are encoded in one genomic region:
- the CEP170B gene encoding centrosomal protein of 170 kDa protein B isoform X1: MYVLEQIQHKVPEEALKHEKYTSQLQMNYKGTAMKRAEQPMEHSVYTESPQAKLEKGERKAITETNTYRTPLYGQPSWWGEDDANNKEDRRQEEHYPERSKEITQHEEELNGNISAYRDAQEQSVFAFRREPSYFEIPTKEFQQPSKSPETQVHEIPTKDVDAVVAPVVQSHASFTIEFDDGTPGKIKIKDHVTKFSLRQRRPYSKEPAHTEVMSAESKVADWLVQNDPSLMRRQSPGDDVYSTKSDLPVHVRTLKGSWSLTESCCVPSHPFPSPKKGNRHEDGTQSDSEDPVAPKAEKETTTGSERATEQTRLQRQMRRDPHEMLHNKQAFVIEFFEDTPRKKRSQSFTHSAHSSQSDTDPGLKTKVEKRKNTSPAEKLGNAVPPSHPGTQANKPNNSSSGTQRASSFKREKTEDRINSSSSSASKTSGKTYGSVGRKSKMAQDFMAEYLRETAQSGKPSTEKPAPLPMPAAPHVVISSEPESTSAPPPEVKSAQGRRNDEEDSVSETGTYTIETESQDKEVEEARKMIDQVFGVLESPEFSRISSAFRPIIKGEKDDSGSHQHLISENGTSQKSPLLQALASKAASGSQADAQMSAASQGSQKWVSRWASLADSYSDSGSVSGQGDGGVESRVAPKPGEPENAVPLRTRRLLPQLPPSDKSDSPTPTVLVCQESYSEVTKRTVVRDHCVDAYGDSSSRLFIQEDLDPDSLSDASRSDDGFSTEKGKKYKENNKMLEQMGEDTKLESRQPGASRISNVKAVSESVSASFYIGDDSNDMGIPSKLSLSVSHARADKDGKDQEFSFKSAGTPVPGKPPVKDVTAYINAAGKMVISLHQSLPQDQESMAGKETSSFVRQESFTKDKSSNGVPQNKLPHISSHPLLKDLEAVRSTRMDLGQETHLLLKDTETALAALEAKLLGQSQHLEPSETAGQLEDSLSGDSDVDTASTVSLVSGKNVPTSAPKRKAVASLQKEKSSSTPSIQDQCGQPSARDRLTEKRKTQAPEASNRAEAAKRFQMKRSAGARGSLDFTDDERSSSLPYSLVPEAVVSDHEHSVNRPAPRRKPFTQGAKEDHSKTTSNVQKIQQVLTRSNSLSTPRPTRASKLRRARLGDASDNECIDTEKTSSNPDTAAPGSKQSAETKKLSRLDILAMPRKRAGSFTVPSDSETAQSKTTGFSGRSVESYRKTGMLEVRAAARKMAAAAASAKQPFSRTRSSSVKYSSSSTSRRRPQGSDYTSTSEDEYGSNHSSPKHKRSHTSTATQTPRIRGSGLSKQRHNGRETDDDEDFDDHPDPFNFMAQTAEIAEIARLSQTLVKDVAILAREIHDVAGDGDSQSSSGTGPSTSLSSVPNTPASTISAREELVQHIPEASLNYQKVPPGSVELKDFDQNMNDNREEDPSRKTRTRNREEVIFDNLMLNPVSQLSHTIRENTENLAEKMKILFQNSEKTWEEMEAKINSENEVPILKTSNKEISSILKELRRVQKQLEVINAIVDPTGNLDIVASNKASSAAKQSTATKVRTANTSGPTLETLSPAQMRNYTQKSNCGSSSLQDSNFIPDGEKYVI, translated from the exons AGACCAATACTTATCGCACCCCTCTTTATGGGCAGCCCTCCTGGTGGGGGGAAGATGATGCAAATAACAAGGAGGACAGAAGGCAAGAGGAACATTACCCAG AAAGATCAAAAGAGATAACCCAACATGAAGAGGAACTGAATGGTAATATTTCAGCTTACAGAGATGCCCAAGAACAGTCTGTGTTTGCCTTCCGGAGAGAGCCAAGTTACTTTGAGATTCCAACTAAAGAATTTCAGCAGCCATCAAAATCTCCAGAAACGCAGGTCCATGAGATCCCAACAAAGGATGTCGATGCTGTGGTAGCCCCCGTTGTACAAAGTCATGCCTCTTTCACCATTGAGTTTGATGATGGTACCCCTggtaaaataaagataaaagaCCACGTAACAAAATTTTCACTCAGACAGAGAAGACCATATAGTAAGGAACCAGCTCATACAGAAGTGATGTCAGCGGAGAGCAAAGTGGCAGACTGGCTTGTCCAGAATGACCCAAGCTTGATGAGACGACAGTCTCCAGGAGACGATGTGTACAGTACAAAGAGTGACCTGCCGGTTCATGTGAGGACACTTAAAG GTTCCTGGTCGTTGACTGAGTCGTGTTGTGTGCCTTCACACCCGTTTCCTTCTCcaaaaaaag GCAATAGGCACGAGGACGGGACGCAGAGCGACTCTGAAGACCCTGTGGCACCcaaggcagagaaggagacGACGACGGGCAGCGAACGTGCAACAGAGCAGACGAGGCTGCAGCGCCAGATGAGGCGCGATCCCCACGAGATGCTGCACAACAAGCAGGCCTTCGTCATCGAGTTCTTCGAGGACACGCCGCGGAAGAAGCGCTCACAGTCCTTCACGCACAGCGCTCACTCCTCCCAGAGCGACACCGACCCGGGGCTGAAGACCAAGGTTGAAAAGCGCAAGAACACGTCTCcagcagagaagctgggaaATGCGGTGCCACCATCCCACCCTGGGACCCAGGCAAACAAACCCAATAACAGCTCCTCTGGGACCCAAAGAGCTAGCTCCTTCAAGAGGGAGAAGACAGAGGATCGAATCAACTCTTCATCCTCTTCTGCTTCCAAAACGTCAGGCAAAACTTATGGGAGTGTTGGGAGGAAGTCTAAAATGGCTCAGGATTTTATGGCCGAGTACCTGCGAGAGACTGCTCAGTCTGGGAAGCCGAGCACTGAGAAACCGGCACCTCTGCCCATGCCGGCAGCTCCACACGTGGTTATATCATCAGAACCAGAGTCTACCTCTGCACCACCTCCCGAGGTGAAgtctgcccagggcaggaggaacGATGAGGAAGACAGCGTAAGCGAGACAGGCACATACACCATTGAGACGGAGTCACAGGATAAAGAGGTGGAAGAAGCACGAAAAATGATAGACCAG GTTTTTGGTGTTCTCGAGTCACCTGAATTTTCCAGAATCTCTTCAGCCTTTAGACCAATAATTAAAGGTGAAAAAGATGACTCTGGTTCTCATCAGCATCTAATCAGTGAAAATGGGACTAGTCAGAAGTCACCCTTGCTCCAGGCACTTGCCTCAAAAGCTGCCAGTGGGTCTCAGGCTGATGCACAG ATGTCTGCAGCATCTCAAGGGAGTCAGAAGTGGGTGTCTAGGTGGGCGAGCCTTGCAGACAGTTACTCTGACTCTGGATCTGTTTCTGGACAGGGTGATGGAGGTGTAG AAAGCAGAGTAGCTCCAAAACCTGGGGAACCAGAAAATGCTGTGCCCTTGAGAACAAGACGccttcttccccagctcccaccaAGTGATAAATCAGACAGTCCCACACCCACAGTCCTGGTCTGCCAGGAGTCCTACTCTGAGGTTACCAAAAGAACTGTTGTGAGGGACCACTGTGTGGATGCCTATGGTGATTCCAGCAGCCGCCTCTTCATCCAAGAAGACTTGGATCCAGATAGCCTCAGCGACGCCAGCAGATCTGACGATGgcttcagcacagaaaaaggcaagaaatacaaagagaaCAATAAAATGCTAGAGCAGATGGGGGAAGACACAAAACTGGAGAGCCGGCAGCCAGGAGCCTCCCGGATCTCAAATGTGAAAGCTGTGAGTGAGTCAGTTTCTGCTTCGTTCTACATTGGTGATGACAGCAATGACATGGGGATTCCCTCCAAGCTATCTCTGAGTGTGTCCCATGCTCGAGCAGACAAAGATGGCAAGGATCAGGAGTTTTCCTTCAAGTCTGCTGGCACACCAGTTCCTGGAAAGCCACCAGTCAAAGATGTTACTGCTTACATTaatgcagctggaaaaatgGTTATTTCTCTTCATCAGAGTCTTCCTCAAGATCAGGAAAGCATGGCAGGAAAGGAAACATCCTCTTTTGTTAGACAGGAAAGTTTTACCAAAGATAAATCAAGCAATGGTGTTCCTCAAAATAAACTCCCTCATATTTCAAGTCACCCGCTGCTTAAAGATTTAGAGGCTGTTCGGTCAACCCGTATGGACTTGGGTCAGGAGACTCATCTTCTCCTTAAGGACACTGAAACTGCCTTGGCAGCACTGGAAGCCAAATTACTTGGTCAAAGCCAACATCTGGAGCCCTCAGAAACTGCTGGTCAGCTGGAGGACTCCTTATCTGGGGACTCAGACGTGGACACTGCCAGCACAGTCAGCTTGGTGAGTGGCAAAAATGTCCCAACAAGCGCCCCGAAACGCAAAGCAGTTGCGAGCTTGCAGAAGGAGAAATCTTCCTCCACACCATCCATCCAGGACCAGTGTGGGCAGCCGAGCGCTCGGGACAGGCTGACAGAGAAGCGGAAAACGCAAGCACCGGAGGCATCAAACCGCGCAGAAGCTGCAAAACGCTTCCAGATGAAGCGGAGCGCTGGGGCCCGAGGGTCGCTCGACTTCACAGACGACGAGAGAAGCTCGAGCCTGCCCTACTCACTGGTGCCCGAAGCAGTTGTGTCTGACCATGAGCACTCAGTGAACAGGCCGGCTCCCAGACGGAAACCTTTTACTCAGGGTGCCAAGGAGGACCACAGCAAAACGACCTCGAATGTGCAGAAGATCCAGCAAGTTCTCACCCGCTCCAACAGTTTATCCACCCCGCGGCCCACGAGGGCCTCAAAACTACGTCGTGCCCGGCTGGGAGATGCTTCAGACAATGAGTGCATCGATACAGAGAAAACATCCTCTAACCCTGACACTGCTGCTCCAGGGTCCAAGCAGTCTGCGGAGACAAAGAAGCTCTCCCGGTTGGACATCCTTGCCATGCCAAGGAAACGGGCAGGTTCATTTACAGTGCCCAGTGACTCAGAGACAGCACAGTCAAAGACAACTGGGTTTTCGGGTCGGAGTGTGGAATCTTATAGGAAGACAGGTATGTTGGAGGTGAGAGCTGCAGCGAGGAaaatggcagctgctgctgcctctgcaaagCAACCTTTCAGCAGGACCCGTTCAAGCAGTGTCAAGTATTCCTCCTCATCCA CATCAAGGCGGAGACCACAGGGTTCAGATTACACTTCTACTTCGGAGGATGAATATGGCTCAAATCACAGCTCCCCTAAACACAAACGCTCCCATACTTCAACAGCCACACAAACCCCAAGGATACGTGGCTCTGGGCTGAGCAAGCAGAGGCACAACGGCAGAGAAACCGACGATGATGAAGATTTTGATGACCACCCTGACCCCTTCAACTTCATGGCGCAAACAGCAGAGATAGCAGAAATAGCCAG GCTCAGCCAAACCTTGGTGAAGGACGTGGCCATCCTTGCTCGAGAGATTCATGATGTTGCTGGAGATGGGGATTCACAGAGTTCATCAGGGACAGGACCAAGCAcctccctcagctctgtgcccaACACTCCTGCTTCCACCATATCAGCAAGAGAAGAG TTGGTGCAGCACATTCCAGAAGCAAGTCTGAACTACCAGAAAGTGCCTCCGGGATCAGTGGAACTGAAGGATTTTGACCAAAATATGAATGATAATAGAGAAGAGGATCCCTCAAGAAAAACGAGGACAAGAAACCGTGAGGAG GTAATCTTTGACAATCTAATGTTGAATCCAGTGTCCCAGTTATCACATACAATCcgtgaaaatacagaaaacctagctgaaaaaatgaa gattttgtttcaaaactcAGAAAAGAcctgggaggagatggaggccaaaattaattcagaaaacgAAGTGCCAATTCTGAAAACGTCAAACAAG GAAATAAGTTCTATCCTGAAGGAGCTCAGGAGAGTTCAAAAACAGCTTGAAG TCATAAATGCTATCGTTGACCCTACTGGAAACTTGGATATAGTTGCCAGTAACAAGGCATCTTCTGCTGCTAAACAATCTACAGCCACAAAAGTCAGGACTGCTAACACTTCTGGGCCCACACTGGAGACTTTGTCCCCGGCACAGATGAGAAACTACACACAGAAATCGAACTGTGGATCTTCTAGCCTACAAGATTCCAATTTCATTCCAGATGGAGAGAAATACGTGATCTGA
- the CEP170B gene encoding centrosomal protein of 170 kDa protein B isoform X5, with translation MSVTSWFLVSSTGIRHRLPREMIFVGRDDCELMLQSRSVDKQHAVINYDKEKDEHWVKDLGSLNGTFVNDVRIPDQKYITLKLNDVIRFGYDSNMYVLEQIQHKVPEEALKHEKYTSQLQMNYKGTAMKRAEQPMEHSVYTESPQAKLEKGERKAITETNTYRTPLYGQPSWWGEDDANNKEDRRQEEHYPERSKEITQHEEELNGNISAYRDAQEQSVFAFRREPSYFEIPTKEFQQPSKSPETQVHEIPTKDVDAVVAPVVQSHASFTIEFDDGTPGKIKIKDHVTKFSLRQRRPYSKEPAHTEVMSAESKVADWLVQNDPSLMRRQSPGDDVYSTKSDLPVHVRTLKGNRHEDGTQSDSEDPVAPKAEKETTTGSERATEQTRLQRQMRRDPHEMLHNKQAFVIEFFEDTPRKKRSQSFTHSAHSSQSDTDPGLKTKVEKRKNTSPAEKLGNAVPPSHPGTQANKPNNSSSGTQRASSFKREKTEDRINSSSSSASKTSGKTYGSVGRKSKMAQDFMAEYLRETAQSGKPSTEKPAPLPMPAAPHVVISSEPESTSAPPPEVKSAQGRRNDEEDSVSETGTYTIETESQDKEVEEARKMIDQVFGVLESPEFSRISSAFRPIIKGEKDDSGSHQHLISENGTSQKSPLLQALASKAASGSQADAQMSAASQGSQKWVSRWASLADSYSDSGSVSGQGDGGVESRVAPKPGEPENAVPLRTRRLLPQLPPSDKSDSPTPTVLVCQESYSEVTKRTVVRDHCVDAYGDSSSRLFIQEDLDPDSLSDASRSDDGFSTEKGKKYKENNKMLEQMGEDTKLESRQPGASRISNVKAVSESVSASFYIGDDSNDMGIPSKLSLSVSHARADKDGKDQEFSFKSAGTPVPGKPPVKDVTAYINAAGKMVISLHQSLPQDQESMAGKETSSFVRQESFTKDKSSNGVPQNKLPHISSHPLLKDLEAVRSTRMDLGQETHLLLKDTETALAALEAKLLGQSQHLEPSETAGQLEDSLSGDSDVDTASTVSLVSGKNVPTSAPKRKAVASLQKEKSSSTPSIQDQCGQPSARDRLTEKRKTQAPEASNRAEAAKRFQMKRSAGARGSLDFTDDERSSSLPYSLVPEAVVSDHEHSVNRPAPRRKPFTQGAKEDHSKTTSNVQKIQQVLTRSNSLSTPRPTRASKLRRARLGDASDNECIDTEKTSSNPDTAAPGSKQSAETKKLSRLDILAMPRKRAGSFTVPSDSETAQSKTTGFSGRSVESYRKTGMLEVRAAARKMAAAAASAKQPFSRTRSSSVKYSSSSTSRRRPQGSDYTSTSEDEYGSNHSSPKHKRSHTSTATQTPRIRGSGLSKQRHNGRETDDDEDFDDHPDPFNFMAQTAEIAEIARLSQTLVKDVAILAREIHDVAGDGDSQSSSGTGPSTSLSSVPNTPASTISAREELVQHIPEASLNYQKVPPGSVELKDFDQNMNDNREEDPSRKTRTRNREEVIFDNLMLNPVSQLSHTIRENTENLAEKMKILFQNSEKTWEEMEAKINSENEVPILKTSNKEISSILKELRRVQKQLEVINAIVDPTGNLDIVASNKASSAAKQSTATKVRTANTSGPTLETLSPAQMRNYTQKSNCGSSSLQDSNFIPDGEKYVI, from the exons AGACCAATACTTATCGCACCCCTCTTTATGGGCAGCCCTCCTGGTGGGGGGAAGATGATGCAAATAACAAGGAGGACAGAAGGCAAGAGGAACATTACCCAG AAAGATCAAAAGAGATAACCCAACATGAAGAGGAACTGAATGGTAATATTTCAGCTTACAGAGATGCCCAAGAACAGTCTGTGTTTGCCTTCCGGAGAGAGCCAAGTTACTTTGAGATTCCAACTAAAGAATTTCAGCAGCCATCAAAATCTCCAGAAACGCAGGTCCATGAGATCCCAACAAAGGATGTCGATGCTGTGGTAGCCCCCGTTGTACAAAGTCATGCCTCTTTCACCATTGAGTTTGATGATGGTACCCCTggtaaaataaagataaaagaCCACGTAACAAAATTTTCACTCAGACAGAGAAGACCATATAGTAAGGAACCAGCTCATACAGAAGTGATGTCAGCGGAGAGCAAAGTGGCAGACTGGCTTGTCCAGAATGACCCAAGCTTGATGAGACGACAGTCTCCAGGAGACGATGTGTACAGTACAAAGAGTGACCTGCCGGTTCATGTGAGGACACTTAAAG GCAATAGGCACGAGGACGGGACGCAGAGCGACTCTGAAGACCCTGTGGCACCcaaggcagagaaggagacGACGACGGGCAGCGAACGTGCAACAGAGCAGACGAGGCTGCAGCGCCAGATGAGGCGCGATCCCCACGAGATGCTGCACAACAAGCAGGCCTTCGTCATCGAGTTCTTCGAGGACACGCCGCGGAAGAAGCGCTCACAGTCCTTCACGCACAGCGCTCACTCCTCCCAGAGCGACACCGACCCGGGGCTGAAGACCAAGGTTGAAAAGCGCAAGAACACGTCTCcagcagagaagctgggaaATGCGGTGCCACCATCCCACCCTGGGACCCAGGCAAACAAACCCAATAACAGCTCCTCTGGGACCCAAAGAGCTAGCTCCTTCAAGAGGGAGAAGACAGAGGATCGAATCAACTCTTCATCCTCTTCTGCTTCCAAAACGTCAGGCAAAACTTATGGGAGTGTTGGGAGGAAGTCTAAAATGGCTCAGGATTTTATGGCCGAGTACCTGCGAGAGACTGCTCAGTCTGGGAAGCCGAGCACTGAGAAACCGGCACCTCTGCCCATGCCGGCAGCTCCACACGTGGTTATATCATCAGAACCAGAGTCTACCTCTGCACCACCTCCCGAGGTGAAgtctgcccagggcaggaggaacGATGAGGAAGACAGCGTAAGCGAGACAGGCACATACACCATTGAGACGGAGTCACAGGATAAAGAGGTGGAAGAAGCACGAAAAATGATAGACCAG GTTTTTGGTGTTCTCGAGTCACCTGAATTTTCCAGAATCTCTTCAGCCTTTAGACCAATAATTAAAGGTGAAAAAGATGACTCTGGTTCTCATCAGCATCTAATCAGTGAAAATGGGACTAGTCAGAAGTCACCCTTGCTCCAGGCACTTGCCTCAAAAGCTGCCAGTGGGTCTCAGGCTGATGCACAG ATGTCTGCAGCATCTCAAGGGAGTCAGAAGTGGGTGTCTAGGTGGGCGAGCCTTGCAGACAGTTACTCTGACTCTGGATCTGTTTCTGGACAGGGTGATGGAGGTGTAG AAAGCAGAGTAGCTCCAAAACCTGGGGAACCAGAAAATGCTGTGCCCTTGAGAACAAGACGccttcttccccagctcccaccaAGTGATAAATCAGACAGTCCCACACCCACAGTCCTGGTCTGCCAGGAGTCCTACTCTGAGGTTACCAAAAGAACTGTTGTGAGGGACCACTGTGTGGATGCCTATGGTGATTCCAGCAGCCGCCTCTTCATCCAAGAAGACTTGGATCCAGATAGCCTCAGCGACGCCAGCAGATCTGACGATGgcttcagcacagaaaaaggcaagaaatacaaagagaaCAATAAAATGCTAGAGCAGATGGGGGAAGACACAAAACTGGAGAGCCGGCAGCCAGGAGCCTCCCGGATCTCAAATGTGAAAGCTGTGAGTGAGTCAGTTTCTGCTTCGTTCTACATTGGTGATGACAGCAATGACATGGGGATTCCCTCCAAGCTATCTCTGAGTGTGTCCCATGCTCGAGCAGACAAAGATGGCAAGGATCAGGAGTTTTCCTTCAAGTCTGCTGGCACACCAGTTCCTGGAAAGCCACCAGTCAAAGATGTTACTGCTTACATTaatgcagctggaaaaatgGTTATTTCTCTTCATCAGAGTCTTCCTCAAGATCAGGAAAGCATGGCAGGAAAGGAAACATCCTCTTTTGTTAGACAGGAAAGTTTTACCAAAGATAAATCAAGCAATGGTGTTCCTCAAAATAAACTCCCTCATATTTCAAGTCACCCGCTGCTTAAAGATTTAGAGGCTGTTCGGTCAACCCGTATGGACTTGGGTCAGGAGACTCATCTTCTCCTTAAGGACACTGAAACTGCCTTGGCAGCACTGGAAGCCAAATTACTTGGTCAAAGCCAACATCTGGAGCCCTCAGAAACTGCTGGTCAGCTGGAGGACTCCTTATCTGGGGACTCAGACGTGGACACTGCCAGCACAGTCAGCTTGGTGAGTGGCAAAAATGTCCCAACAAGCGCCCCGAAACGCAAAGCAGTTGCGAGCTTGCAGAAGGAGAAATCTTCCTCCACACCATCCATCCAGGACCAGTGTGGGCAGCCGAGCGCTCGGGACAGGCTGACAGAGAAGCGGAAAACGCAAGCACCGGAGGCATCAAACCGCGCAGAAGCTGCAAAACGCTTCCAGATGAAGCGGAGCGCTGGGGCCCGAGGGTCGCTCGACTTCACAGACGACGAGAGAAGCTCGAGCCTGCCCTACTCACTGGTGCCCGAAGCAGTTGTGTCTGACCATGAGCACTCAGTGAACAGGCCGGCTCCCAGACGGAAACCTTTTACTCAGGGTGCCAAGGAGGACCACAGCAAAACGACCTCGAATGTGCAGAAGATCCAGCAAGTTCTCACCCGCTCCAACAGTTTATCCACCCCGCGGCCCACGAGGGCCTCAAAACTACGTCGTGCCCGGCTGGGAGATGCTTCAGACAATGAGTGCATCGATACAGAGAAAACATCCTCTAACCCTGACACTGCTGCTCCAGGGTCCAAGCAGTCTGCGGAGACAAAGAAGCTCTCCCGGTTGGACATCCTTGCCATGCCAAGGAAACGGGCAGGTTCATTTACAGTGCCCAGTGACTCAGAGACAGCACAGTCAAAGACAACTGGGTTTTCGGGTCGGAGTGTGGAATCTTATAGGAAGACAGGTATGTTGGAGGTGAGAGCTGCAGCGAGGAaaatggcagctgctgctgcctctgcaaagCAACCTTTCAGCAGGACCCGTTCAAGCAGTGTCAAGTATTCCTCCTCATCCA CATCAAGGCGGAGACCACAGGGTTCAGATTACACTTCTACTTCGGAGGATGAATATGGCTCAAATCACAGCTCCCCTAAACACAAACGCTCCCATACTTCAACAGCCACACAAACCCCAAGGATACGTGGCTCTGGGCTGAGCAAGCAGAGGCACAACGGCAGAGAAACCGACGATGATGAAGATTTTGATGACCACCCTGACCCCTTCAACTTCATGGCGCAAACAGCAGAGATAGCAGAAATAGCCAG GCTCAGCCAAACCTTGGTGAAGGACGTGGCCATCCTTGCTCGAGAGATTCATGATGTTGCTGGAGATGGGGATTCACAGAGTTCATCAGGGACAGGACCAAGCAcctccctcagctctgtgcccaACACTCCTGCTTCCACCATATCAGCAAGAGAAGAG TTGGTGCAGCACATTCCAGAAGCAAGTCTGAACTACCAGAAAGTGCCTCCGGGATCAGTGGAACTGAAGGATTTTGACCAAAATATGAATGATAATAGAGAAGAGGATCCCTCAAGAAAAACGAGGACAAGAAACCGTGAGGAG GTAATCTTTGACAATCTAATGTTGAATCCAGTGTCCCAGTTATCACATACAATCcgtgaaaatacagaaaacctagctgaaaaaatgaa gattttgtttcaaaactcAGAAAAGAcctgggaggagatggaggccaaaattaattcagaaaacgAAGTGCCAATTCTGAAAACGTCAAACAAG GAAATAAGTTCTATCCTGAAGGAGCTCAGGAGAGTTCAAAAACAGCTTGAAG TCATAAATGCTATCGTTGACCCTACTGGAAACTTGGATATAGTTGCCAGTAACAAGGCATCTTCTGCTGCTAAACAATCTACAGCCACAAAAGTCAGGACTGCTAACACTTCTGGGCCCACACTGGAGACTTTGTCCCCGGCACAGATGAGAAACTACACACAGAAATCGAACTGTGGATCTTCTAGCCTACAAGATTCCAATTTCATTCCAGATGGAGAGAAATACGTGATCTGA